GCACGCTGATCCAGCCGATCCGCAAGGTGCCGCTGACGATGGGGGACATCCCCTATTCGCTCTGGCAGTACGAGCAGGCGGTGGAGTTGGCGAAGATCACCGACGAAGCGCGCCGGCAGGCGCGAATCGACAACGGTGCCGTCACCTGGGAACAGTTCGAGCAGAGCGTGCGCGAGACGCCGGCGTCGGAATTCAAGACGCTCGTCGAGGACATCCAGGGCGCCATCGACGAGTTCGAGGCGCTGGGCAAGATCCTCTACGACAAGGCCGGCTACGACTCGCCGCCCGCCGGCAACATCCGCAACGTGCTGGCGGCGGCGCTGGACGCGGTGAACTACGCCGCGCGCGACCGTTTGGCGACCCTGTCCGGCGACGAGCCGGGGGCAGCGGCCGACAGCCCCTCGGGATCGACCGAGCTGGTGGCGGCCGGCGGCGGGGCCGTGGCCGCGACGGCGAAGGTCCAGGCCAGCGGGGCCGTTGCAACGCGCGAGGAGGCCTTCAAGGTCCTCTTGCAGGTCGCCGATTTCTTCCGCAAGACGGAACCCCATTCCCCCATCTCCTACACGCTGGAGGAGGTGGTCCGCCGCGGCCGCATGTCGTTGCAGGAACTCCTGCTGGAGCTCATCACCGACGAGGAAACGCGGCGGCAGTTCTTCATCGCGTCCGGCGCCAAGGCGCCGCCGCCGGCAGAACAATCCGGGTATTGACGATCATCGCCTATCCTACGGCGTGAGCAGGGAGGTCCGATCACATGGCGAGTATCCACCAGAAGCTGGATCGCGTGCGCAAGCCCCGCGTCCACATCACCTACGACGTCGAGACCGAAGGCGCGACCGTCGTCAAGGAGCTGCCCTTCGTCGTGGGCGTCCTCGGCGACTTCTCGGGCGATCCGACCGAGCCGCTGAAGCCGCTGAAGGACCGCAAGTTCATTCAGATCGACCGCGACAACTTCAACGACGTCATGGCCCGCATGACGCCCGGCCTGAAGATGAAGGTCGACAACACCCTGGCCGACGACGGCACCCAGCTGTCGGTCGATCTCGCCTTCAAGTCGATGGAGGATTTCGAGCCGGGCCGCGTCGTCCAGCAGGTCGAGCCGCTGCGCAAGCTGCTGGAGACCCGCAACCAGCTGCGCGACCTGCTGAGCAAGGCCGACCGCTCGGAAGAGCTGGAAGGTCTGCTGGAGCGCGTCCTGCAGAACACCGACGAGCTGAAGGCGCTGAGCGGTGAGCTCGGCACCGAGACGAAGGAGGGCTGATCCCATGAGCGACGCTCAGACCCAGGGCGCTGCCGCCGCCGGCGCGGTCGCCGAAGGTACCGGCCTCTCGATCCTCGACCAGGCCATCGCCGCCACCAAGCAGACCGAGCCGGATCGTGCGCAGGAGCTGCTGCGCACCCTGACCCAGGAAGCGCTGGCCGGTACGGTCACCTTCAACAAGAACCTGGGCCAGACGATCAACAAGGCGATCGCCGCGATCGACGCCAAGATCAGCAAGCAGCTCAACGCCATCATGCACCACGAGAAGTTCCAGAAGCTGGAAGGATCGTGGCGCGGCCTGAACTATCTGGTCATGAACTCGGAGACGGGCTCGACGCTCAAGATCCGCGTCATGAACTGCCCGAAGAAGGACCTGTACAAGGACATCTCGAAGGCGGTCGAATTCGACCAGAGCAACCTGTTCAAGAAGATCTACGAGAACGAGTTCGGCATCGCCGGCGGCGAACCCTACGGCGCCCTGATCGGCGACTACGAGTTCACCAACCACCCCGACGACATGGAGCTGCTGACCGGCGTCTCCAACGTCGCGGCGGCAGCCTTCGCGCCGTTCATCTCCGCCGCCAGCCCCAAGCTGTTCGGCTTCGAGGACATGACCGAGCTGTCGAAGCCGCGCGACCTGGAGAAGATCTTCGACAGCGTCGAGTACACCAAGTGGCGCAGCTTCCGTGAGAGCGACGACAGCCGCTTCGTCACGCTGACCATGCCGCGCGTGCTGGCCCGCATGCCCTACGGCGCCAACACCAAGCCGGTCGAGGAGTTCGAGTACGAGGAAGCCCCGTACGAGGGCGGCATCGCCCGGCCGATGGCCCACAACGACTATTGCTGGATGAACGCCTCCTACGCGATGGGCCAGCGCCTGACCAACGCATTCTCGCAATATGGCTGGTGCACGGCCATCCGCGGCGCCGAGGGCGGCGGCAAGGTCGAGAACCTGCCCTTCCACACCTTCACCTCCGACGACGGCGACAGCGACGCCAAGTGCCCGACCGAGATCGGCATCACCGACCGTCGCGAGGCCGAGCTGTCGAAGCTGGGCTTCCTGCCGCTCTGCCACTACAAGAACCAGGACTACGCCGTCTTCTTCGGCGCCCAGACCACGCAGAAGCCCAAGAAGTACGACCGGCCGGAGGCGACCGCGAACGCCGCGATCTCCGCCCGCCTGCCCTACATTATGGCGACCTCGCGTTTCGCCCATTACCTGAAGATCATGGCGCGCGACAAGATCGGCTCCTTCATGGAGGCGAGCGATTGCGAGGCGTGGCTGAACCGCTGGATCCTGAACTACGTCAACGGCAACGAAGCCGCGGGCCAGGAGATGAAGGCGAAGTACCCGCTGGCCGAGGCCAAGGTGCAGGTGAAGGAGATCCCGGGCAAGCCCGGCTCCTACAACGCCGTCGCCTGGATGCGCCCGTGGCTGCAGATGGAGGAACTGACCACCTCCATGCGCATGGTCGCCCGCATCCCGCAGGCCGGCTGATAGCGGCATGAGCGAGTCAGCGGCCGACTTTCATGCCGATGACGCGGAGGCGACGGTCCTTGAACGGCCGTTGCGTCTGCGGGCGGTCGACATGGCGATCGGCCGCGACGACCCCGGCCTGCTCGACGCCTTTCTGGCGGCGAAAGGGCCGGGCGACGCGCTTCGGCTGTGGTTCGGGATCACCCTTCCCGTCTACGACAGCCTGGATACCTTGCGCGCCGCGCTCGACCGTGACATCGCGGCCATCGACGCGCTGCTGTCCGAGCAGGTCAATGCCATTTTGCACCATAAGCGCTTCCAATCGCTGGAGGCGTCGTGGCGCGGGGTGCGCACGCTGGTGAAGCAGGCGCAGACCGCCGAGACGGTGGTGCTGCGGCTGCTGAACCTGACCTGGGCCGAACTGTGCCGCGACCAGGAACGCGCCATCGAGTTCGACCAGAGCCAGCTGTTCAACAAGGTCTACAGCGACGAATTCGGCATGCCCGGCGGCCGTCCGTTCGGCGTGCTGCTGTGCGACTATGCGGTTCAGCACCGCCCGACCAAGGAACGGCCGACCGACGACGTATCCGGCCTGAAGGGGCTGGCCCAGGTCGCTGCGGCCGCTTTCGCCCCGGCCATCGTCGGGGCCGCGCCGGAACTGTTCGGGCTGGAGACCTTCCACGAGCTTGGCCTGCCGCTGGACCTGAAATCGGTGCTGCGGCAGACGGAATACCAGCGCTGGCACCGCTTCCAGGAGACCGAGGATTCGCGCTTCATCGGCGTGGCGTTGCCGCGCGTGCTGATGCGCGAGCCCTATGGCGACGATCCGCAGGCCCGCCACGGCTTCCGCTACCGCGAGGAGTCCCTCGGCGGGGAAGGCGGAATGCGGCTGGAGGACCATTGCTGGGGCAACGCGGTCTACGCCTTCGGCACCGTGCTGATCCGCTCCTTCCTGCATCACGGCTGGTTCGCCGACATCCGCGGCGCGCAACGCGACGTGGTCGGCGGCGGGCTGGTGACCGAACTGGTGGTGCCGGACTTCGCCACCGACGCCACGAAGGTGGCCCAGAAATTCTCGGTCGAGGTTTCGATCTCCGACCAATTGGAACGGGACCTGGACGATCTCGGCTTCATCCCGATCAGCCGCTGCAAGGACACGCCCTATCTGGTCTTCTACGGCAACCAGTCGGTCCAGCGCGTCGGGCAGTACACCAACATGACGGCGACCGCCAACGCCCGGCTGTCGGCCATGATGCGCTACATGTTCTGCGTGGCGCGCTTCGCCCATTTCCTGAAGGTGATGGTGCGCGACCGCGTCGGCGCCTTCGTCACGCCGGAGGAATGCGAGCGCGACCTGCAGAGCTGGCTGCACGGCTATTGCCTGGGCAACGACGACGCCAGCCTGGACCAGAAGGCGCGCTATCCCTTGCGCGAGGGCAGCATCCAGGTCCGCGCAATTCCGGGCAAGCCCGGCAACTATCAATGCGTCATCCATCTACGGCCGCACTTCCAGCTCGATCAGGTCTTCTCGACCTTCAAGCTGGTGACGGAGCTGGCCCAAACCGGCGGGGCAGCCTGATCCGCATCGGGCGCGCCATCCAGGGGAGAAACCGATCATGAGCGAAACCGCAGCCCAGCTGTTCCAGGCGGGCCGCCTCGACGAGGCGATCACCGCGCTGAACGGCGAGATCAAGAAGAAGCCGACCGATCTCGACCGCCGCGTCTTCCTGGCCGAGCTGTTGAGCTTCGCCGGCAACCTGGAGCGCGCCGACCTGCAGCTCGACACCATCGGCACGCAGGAACCGCAGGTCGCCGTCACCATGGCGCTGTTCCGCCAGCTGGTACGCGCCGAGCAGGCACGGGGCCAGCTGTTCGCCGACGGCCGCGTGCCGGAGTTCATCGACCAGCCCGCCGACCATCTGCGCCTGCATCTGGAGGCGCTGGTGGCGCTCCGCGCCGGCGACACCGCCGACGCGGTGACGAAGCTGGCCCAGGCGGAGGAGATGCGCCCGCCGGTGTCCGGCAGCCATGATGGCACGCCGTTCGAGGATTTCCGCGACCTGGACGACCTGACCGGCGGCTTCTTCGAGGTCTTCACCAGCACCGGCAAGTATTTCTGGATCGCCACCGAGACGGTGGAGCTGGTCGAGTTCCGCGCCCCCGAACGGCCGCGCGATCTGCTGTGGCGCCCGGCCCACATGACGGTGCGCGGCGGCCCGGACGGCGAGGTCTATCTGCCGGCGCTGTATGGCGGCGCCCCCGCCGATGCCGACGCCGCGGTGAAGCTGGGCCGGGTGACCGAATGGTCGGAGGACGCACCGGTGCGCGGGCAAGGCCAGCGCTGCTTCCTGGTGGGGGAAGAGGCGGTGCCGATGATGCAGCTGGGCACGCTGGAGTTCTCTGGGGCGGTGTGAGGAAGCTCATGTCACGTGCCCCCACCTAACCTCCCCCGCTGGGCGGGGGAGGGACTGCCGCCGCCCTCCCGCATCAGCAGCTGTCCCCTCCCCCGCCCAGCGGGGGAGGGTTAGGGTGGGGGCAATCGCCTGAGCACCTTTCGAAGGTCACCATGGATCGCAACCAATCCATCACCCTGTCCGTCCTGGACCGTCTGCTCGACGACACGCCGGAGCACATGGCGCCGCGGCCGCACACCGTGGCGGATCTGCGGGCGGCGATCCGGCGCGACCTGGAGAACCTGCTGAACACCCGGCGGCGGGTGCTTGGCTGGCCGGACGATCTGACGGAGCTGGCGGACTCGATCCTCGGTTATGGCTGCCACGACCTGCTGGTCGAGAATGTCGGCACCGAATCCCGCCGGCGCGAGGTGGTGGCGCAGATCGAGGCCGCGATCCGGCGGTGGGAGCCGCGCTTCGCCCAGCTGGCGGTGAGCATGGTCGAGAACAGCGATCCGGCCGACCGCACGCTGCGCTTCCGGATCGAGGCGCTGATCCATGCCGATCCGGCGCCGGAGCCGATGGTGTTCGATTCGGTGGTCGATCCCACCTCCAACATGGTCACCGTGACGAGCAAGGCCCGTGGCTGACGAACTCCTCCCATATTACAACCGCGAGCTGACCTATCTGCGCCGCATGGCGGCGGAGTTCTCGGAGGCGCATCCGAAGATCGCCGGCCGGCTGCGGCTGAGCGCCGACGCGGTGGAGGACCCGCATGTCGCCCGGCTGCTGGAGGGCGTCGCCTTCCTCAACGCCCGCATCAGCCGCAAGCTGGACGACGAATATCCGGAGCTGGTCGACACGCTGCTCGACGTGCTCTACCCGCATTATCTGGCGCCGATCCCGTCGATGGCGGTGGTGCAGATGCGGAGCAGCGCGGACCTGACCGGCGCCCACACCGTGCCGAAGGGGACGGAGCTGGAGACCGAGGCGCTGCGGGGCGAGACCTGCCGCTTCCGCACCGTCTATCCGGCGACGCTGTGGCCGGTCGATCTGGATCAGGCGGTGCTGAGCGGCCGGCCGCTGGTGGCGCCGCCCAACCCGCGGGCGGGCGATGCGGTGGCAGCGTTGCGGCTGACCCTGCGCTGCCGCGTGCCGGAGATGACCTTCACCGAACTGGGTCCGGAAACCCTGCGCTTCTTCCTGCGCGGCCAGCCGCAGCAGGTCTATGCCCTGCATGAACTGATCTTCAACAACGCCGTCTCGGTGGCGCTGGCCGACGATCCGCACGACCCGAACGCGGTGATCCTCGGCCCCGACGCCATCCGTCCCGTTGGTTTCGGCGACGAGGAGGGCATGCTGCCCTATCCCGCCCGCTCCCATGGCGGCTACCGGCTGCTGACCGAATATTTCGCCTTTCCGGAGAAGTTCCTGTTCTTCGACCTGAACATCTCGCCGAAGGTGCTGCGCCGCGCCGGCAACACGCTGGAGGTCTTCATCTATCTGAACAGCACCGACGGCGACCTGGAGCGCGCGGTGTCGAAGGACAACTTCGCCCTGGGCTGCACCCCGGTGGTCAATCTGTTCCGCCAGCGGGCGGAGCCGGTGGCGCTGACCCAGACCCAGCATGAACACCGGGTGGTCCCCGACGCCCGCCGCCCCGGCGCGCTGGAGGTCTATTCGGTTGACAGCGTGCTGGCCACCGATCCAGACGGCAAGCAGCGGCGCTTCCTGCCCTTCTACGGTCTGCGCCATGGCGGGGTGGAGGCGGTCAGCCGCACCTATTTCACCGCCAGCCGCCGCCCGGCCGGCGGGCGCGATCCGGGAACGGAGGTGCATCTGGCGCTGGTCGATCTCGATTTCGATCCGTCCAGCCCGGCGGAATCGGTGCTGTCGGTCGAGACGACCTGCCTGAACCGCGACCTGCCCTCGCAACTGCCCTATGGCGGCGGCCATCCGCACCTGAAGCTGATGGAGGGAATGGCGGCGGTGTCCGGTGTCGCCTGCCTGACGCCGCCGACGCCGACGCTGCGCATCGCCGAACGCAAGGGCCACCGTTGGCGCCTCGTCTCCCACCTGCTGCTCAATCACTTGTCGATCTCCGGCGGGGCGGAGGGGACGGAGGCGCTGCGCGAGATCCTGCGGCTCTACGACTTCCGCGATTCGGCCGAGACGCGCGGCATCGCCGACGGCCTCGTCAAGGTGACGACCAAGCGCGGCACCGCGCGGGCGCCGTCGCGGCCGGGCGACGTCGCCTGGGGCGACGCCATCTGCCGCGGCATCGATGTCGGCATCGAATTCGACCCGCAGCGCTTCAGCGGCAGCGGCATGTTCCTGCTGGCGATGATCCTCGACCATTTCCTGGGGCTGTACTGTTCGATCAATTCCTTCACGCGGCTGACCGCTACGGTCAAGGGCCGCACCGGAGTGCTCCGCACATGGCCCGCCCGCGCCGGCAACCGCCCGCTTCTGTGATCGACCGGCTGTTCCGCACCCCCCACCGCTTCGACTTCTTCCAGGCGGTGCGGGTGCTGGAATGGCAGGCCCGGCGCGATGCGCGCGACCCGCGCAACGCCCGCCGCCACGCCGTGGGCCATGACCATGACCCGCGCGAGGAGGTCGTGCGTCTGCGCGCCGAAACCTCGCTGACCTTCCCCGGCAATCAGGTGGCGGGGGCGGAGCCGGGCCAGGACGGACGGCCGCCGACAGTGATCGGCGCCTTCATGGGGCTGGTCGGTCCTCTGGGCGTGCTGCCGCAGCACTACACCGAGATCATGATCCGCTCATTGCGCGAGCGGAACCGGTCTCTGCGCGACTTCTTCGATGTCTTCCATCACCGCAGCTTCTCGCTGTTCTACCGCGCCTGGGCCAAATACCGGCTGCCGGTGTCCTTCGAGCGTGGGCAAGGCTCGCGCAAGCCCGATCCGGTCAGCACCACGCTGTCCAGCTTCGTCGGCATCGGCCAGCCGTCGCTGACCAAGCGGCTGGTGGTGGAGGACGAGACGCTCCTGCATTATTCCGGGCTGCTGTCGCGCGGGACCCGTTCGGCCGTCGATCTGCAGGAGATGCTGTCGGATTTCCTCGGCCGGCCGGTGACGGTGGAGAGCTTCGTCGGCGGCTGGCTGCCGATCGCCGCCGACGGGCAGACGCGTTTGCCGACGCTGGCCGAACCCGAGGGCCGGCATTGCCGGCTGGGCATCGACGCGCTGGCCGGCGACCGCGCCTGGGACGTCCAGGGCAAGTTCCGCCTGCGCATCGGTCCGCTGAACCACGACCAGTTCCGCGACTTCATGCCGGAAGGCCGCGAGTTCCGGAAGCTGCAGGATCTGGTCCGCATGTATGTCGGGCCGGAGCTGGATTTCGAGCTTCAGGTGACGTTGCAGGCGCCGGAGGTGCCGGGCGCCCGGCTGGCTGCCGCGGAGGACGACCGCGACGCCACGCGGCTGGGCTGGAACGGCTGGGTGCTGCACGCGCCGAGCCCGGTCGAGCGCAAGGACGCGGTGTTTCCGATGCAGGATTTGTGAGTGGTTGCCCGCTTGCCCCCACCCTCCCGCTTCGCGGGTCCTTCCCTCCCCCGCTTCGCAAGGGAGGGACAGCTTGCCCCCTCCCCCGCCCAGCGGGGGAGGGTCGGGGTGGGGGTATCGGCTTGAGCTGAAACGAGGACCCAATGAGCGACTGGAGCGCCGGCTATGTGTCGGACATCGAATATCTGCCGGGCTTCTACCGTGAACAGGGGCCGGCGCATCTGACGCTGAGCTGCCTGATAAACGGCATCGCCCCGCCGTCCACGGCGAACGGGTTTGACTATTGCGAACTCGGCTGCGGCCACGGCACGACGGTGGCGCTGTTCGCGGCGGCCAACCCGCAGGGGCGGTTCCATGCTGTGGACTTCCACCCCGCCCACATCGCCCGCGCCCGCGATGCCGCCGAGGCGGCCGGCCTGACCAACATCAGCTTCCATGAGGCGAGCTTCGCCGAAATGGCCGAGGGCGAGGGGCCGGAGCTGCCGGAGTTCGACTTCGTCACGCTGCACGGCGTCTACAGCTGGGTCAGCCCGATGAACCGCGGCGCCATCGCGCGCTTCCTGGCGAAGAAGCTGAAGCCGGGCGGGCTGGTCTATGTCAGCTACAACGCCATGCCGGGCTGGGCGCCGATGATGCCGCTGCAGCGGCTGCTCTACGAATATTCCGGGCTGGTCCACGAGCGCAGCGACCGGCAGGTCAAGGCCGGGCTCGACTTCGCCGAACAGCTCTACAAGGCCGGCGCCAAGATCCTGGGCGACGAGGCGATGTTCGACAAGCTGCGCGGCGAGACCAAGACGCAGAGCGCCACCGACCAGTCGGTCTATCTGGCACACGAGTATCTGAACGGCAGCTGGCAGCCGCTCTATCATGTCGATGTCGCGCGCGAACTGGGCGAGGCGAAGCTGACCTATGCCGGCTCGGCCACCCTGTTCGAGAATTACCCGGACCTCGCCCTGACGCCCGACCAGCGCAAGGCGCTCGACAGCATCGGCGTGCCCAGCCTGCGCGAGACCTTCAAGGATTACTGCGTCGGCCGCCCCTTCCGCCGCGACGTCTTCGTGCGCGGCGCCCGGCGCATCAGCGTGGCCAAGCGTGACGCGATGCTGATGGACATGGCGATGGCGCTGACAATCCCGCGCGCCGACGCCCGCACCACCATCCAGGTGCCGCTGGGCGAGGCGACGCTGGAAGCCAAGCATTACGAACCGATCTTCGACGCGCTGGCCGACGGGCCGCGCCGCATCGGCGAGCTGATCGACCTGCCGGAGGTGCGGCGGGCAGGCGGCAACCTGTCGGCGGTGGAGATCGCCGGCATGCTGACCGGCTCCAACCAGGCGATCCCGGTGCCGAACCCACCGGAGCGGGTGACGCCGCTGCCGGGCGTGCTGGCCCACAACCGCGCCGCCGCCAACGAACTCGCCACCAGCGAGGGGCGCAAGAGCAGCGCCTTCGCCGCTTCCATCGGCGGGGCCGGCCTGCATGTCAGCACGATGGAGGCGCTGCTCTATGACGGCCTGTGCGAAGGCGTGCCGGAGACGCTGGACGCGCTGGTCGGCCACGCGATGCGCCGTCTGGCCGCCCCGGAAAATGCCGACGACGCCAGCCGCAAGGCCATCGCCGACAGCATGGACTGGTGCCTGCGCAACAGCCTGCCGGTCTGGCGCAAGCTGGGCGTGATCGGATGACAGGGGCCGGTTGGGACGGGCGTCAGCCCGGCGGCATCGCTCCGGCACGGGCGTCCTGCATGGGACGCTGTTCCGCCTGATGCCGCCACGCCATCGCTTCGTCCTCATCCTCCGCGCCGCTTTCCTCCGCGCCACCGGCCCAGGCCGGGACGACGGTCTGGCGCAGCTCGGCCAACGCGACCAGCGCTTCGCGGTCGCCGGCCGCGGCGGCGGCCTGCAGCCAGAGCGCGGCTTCGGCGGCATTGCGCTCCAAGCCGACGCCCTCGCGCAGGCAGAGGCCCAGGCGGTACTGGGCGGCGGGGTGGCCCTGTTCGGCGGCGGCGCGCAGCCAGCGCACCGCCTCGACCTCGTCGCGGTCGACGCCGCGGCCGTCGAGCAGGAGAAGGGCGAGGTTCACCTGGGCGGGGGCCGAATGCTGCAGAGCGGCCAGCCGGTACCACAACGCCGCCTTGGCCGGGTCGCACGGCACGCCGGCGCCATGTTCATGCATGAAGCCCAGGTTGTTCTGCGCCCCGACATCGCCCTTGGCGGCGGCACGGCGGTACCAGGACACCGCCCGGCGCGGGTCGGGCGGCACGCCGATGCCGTTGGCGAGCAGGAAGGCCAGCATGGTCTGCGCCGCGACATGGCCCTGACGGGCCGCGCGCCGGTACCAGGGCACGGAAGCGACGACATCGGACGTTCGCAGCATCTCCGCCAGCCGGTACTGCGCGTCGCTGTCGCCCAGTTCTGCTCTCATCCGGGTCCAAAGCGTGGGCATGGCAAGCGTGGACATGGCGCCGTTACCTTCGTCAATTGTCCCCCGGGGATCCGCAACACGAACAGCGCGCGAACCGGCTTTATTCCATTCGCCGCTTCGTTGTGGACCGTCCCGTCGCCCCGAGTCTGTCCCGCTGGCGGTCCCGGTTCAACCTCTCCAGCCGGCGGTCGAGGAATTGTCACGCCGGCGCCTTTGGTTAGGGATGACCATCCGTTCGCGCCCTGCTATACCCGAACGTATAAGGGGAAAGGTGTGGTGATGCAGAGGATTGCCGGCTGGATGCGGATCCGGAAGACGATATGGTCCGCTGCCGCCCTGGCCGCAGCGCTGGCGCTGGCCGCCTGCTCCTCCGCCCCGAAGCCGCCGCCGCCGACCACCATCCGGCTGACGGTGGTGGGGGCGAAGGCGCTGAACCCCGATCCCAGCGGCCGGCCGTCGCCCGTGATGCTGCGGCTCTACCAGCTCGGCCCCAGCGACGCCTTCGCCAACGCCGATTTCTTCCAGGTCATGGACCAGGACAAGGCGACGCTCGGCCCCACCCTGCTCGACCGGCAGGAACTTGCGGTGCAGCCCGACGGCCGGCAGACCGTGACGATCCAGCCCAAGCCGGACGTCAAGACGCTGGCCATTGCCGCCGCCTTCCGCGCCTATGAGGAAGCCGGCTGGCGCGCCCTGCAGCCGGTGGAGCCGAACAAGGCGAACAATTTCGTCCTGACCGCCAAGGGCAGCACCATCACGCTGGTCCGGCAGGATGGCGAGGACGGCGACGCCACAGCCGCCGACGGCGAGGACGAGGGCGACAAACCCGACGCGGAAAAGCCAGCTGCGGACAAGCCCGCCGCTGAAAAGCCGGATGCCGAAAAGCCGAAGGCGGAAAAGCCCAGCGCCGAAAAGGCTGAACCCGCGCCGAAGATCTCCACCGACCAGCCACCCGTTGCCAAGCACAACCTGATCATGAAGGGGCCGTCATGAGCGTCCGGCCGCCGCCCGACAAGAACCCGTTCGACGAACCGGACGACATCGACGCCACGGTGATGCAGCCGATGGCGTTCCAGCGCCCGGCCGCGCCGGCCGGCGGTCCTGCCGCCAATCCGGCGGCCGGGTTGGTGCCGCCCGCCTTCGGCCAGGGTGCTGCGTCCTACGCCCCGTCCCCCGCGCCGGCAGCCTTCTCGCCGCCCGCCTTCGCGTCGGCCAAGCCATCCACTCCGGCGGCTTCCGCCCCTGCCGCCTCCGGCTTTGCTCCATTCTCTCCCGGTTTCCGGCCGCTCGACGATGCGACGCTGGCGGCGCTGACCGCGGTCAGCGACAACCCGCTGGTCACCGCCGCCGCCCCCATCCTGGCGACGGTGGTGCGGCTGCGCGACCTGCCCCAGCACCGCGACGTGGAGTCCCTGCGCGAGCGGGTGATCGCGGAGATGCAGCGGTTCGAGGCAGCGACGGTGCGCGCCGGGCTGCCTGCCGCCCAGATCCGCAGCGCCGGCTATGCGTTGTGCGCGACGGTGGACGACGTGGTGCTGGCGACCTCCTGGGGCAACCAGAGCCTGTGGGCACACAAGAGCATGGTCTCCACCATCCAGAAGGAGACCTGGGGCGGCGAGCGCTTCTTCGACCTGCTCGACCAGATGGCCGAGGCGCCCGACCGCCACCTGATGGAGCTGGAACTTTACTACCTCTGCGTTTCGCTGGGGTTCGAGGGGAAGTACCGCGTTCTGCCGCGCGGCTATAGCGATCTGGCGAAGCTGCGCGACCGGCTGTACCGCGTCATCCGCAAACAGCGCGGCGAGGCGGAGCGCGACCTGTCGCCCCACTGGCGTGGGCAGGCCGACGGCTTCCGTCCGCTGGCGGCCACCATCCCGCTATGGGTTCCGGCGGTGGTGATCGTGGCGCTGCTGGCGGCGCTCTATGCCTGGTTCGTCTTCGCGCTCGCCGACCAGTCCGATGCCGCCTACCGCCGCTTGGCCGGGCTGATCCCGGACAAGCCTGTGCAGGTCGTGCGGATCGAGGCGCCGGCCACCCTGCCCGCCCCGCCACCCAGCCGGACCGTGGCCGACCGCGTCGCCGCGGCGCTGGCCGCCGACATCAAGGCGGGGCTGGTCGAGGTCAGCGGCGGCACCGATGGCCGCGTGCTGGTTCGCACCCGCCTGAACGTCTTCGCATCGGGGAGCGACCGCATC
The Azospirillum sp. TSA2s DNA segment above includes these coding regions:
- the tssA gene encoding type VI secretion system protein TssA, with protein sequence MASPQIFDIEELLQPIEGESESGIDLRENASADYYTVKDARSAARAAERSMDVEDDAGGLLPEWRTILEVSPRILRTQAKDLEVTAWFIEALLRAEGYAGLRDGFALARGLVERFWDGLYPAPDEDGIATRVGPLTGLNGESADGTLIQPIRKVPLTMGDIPYSLWQYEQAVELAKITDEARRQARIDNGAVTWEQFEQSVRETPASEFKTLVEDIQGAIDEFEALGKILYDKAGYDSPPAGNIRNVLAAALDAVNYAARDRLATLSGDEPGAAADSPSGSTELVAAGGGAVAATAKVQASGAVATREEAFKVLLQVADFFRKTEPHSPISYTLEEVVRRGRMSLQELLLELITDEETRRQFFIASGAKAPPPAEQSGY
- the tssB gene encoding type VI secretion system contractile sheath small subunit, giving the protein MASIHQKLDRVRKPRVHITYDVETEGATVVKELPFVVGVLGDFSGDPTEPLKPLKDRKFIQIDRDNFNDVMARMTPGLKMKVDNTLADDGTQLSVDLAFKSMEDFEPGRVVQQVEPLRKLLETRNQLRDLLSKADRSEELEGLLERVLQNTDELKALSGELGTETKEG
- the tssC gene encoding type VI secretion system contractile sheath large subunit, whose product is MSDAQTQGAAAAGAVAEGTGLSILDQAIAATKQTEPDRAQELLRTLTQEALAGTVTFNKNLGQTINKAIAAIDAKISKQLNAIMHHEKFQKLEGSWRGLNYLVMNSETGSTLKIRVMNCPKKDLYKDISKAVEFDQSNLFKKIYENEFGIAGGEPYGALIGDYEFTNHPDDMELLTGVSNVAAAAFAPFISAASPKLFGFEDMTELSKPRDLEKIFDSVEYTKWRSFRESDDSRFVTLTMPRVLARMPYGANTKPVEEFEYEEAPYEGGIARPMAHNDYCWMNASYAMGQRLTNAFSQYGWCTAIRGAEGGGKVENLPFHTFTSDDGDSDAKCPTEIGITDRREAELSKLGFLPLCHYKNQDYAVFFGAQTTQKPKKYDRPEATANAAISARLPYIMATSRFAHYLKIMARDKIGSFMEASDCEAWLNRWILNYVNGNEAAGQEMKAKYPLAEAKVQVKEIPGKPGSYNAVAWMRPWLQMEELTTSMRMVARIPQAG
- the tssC gene encoding type VI secretion system contractile sheath large subunit gives rise to the protein MSESAADFHADDAEATVLERPLRLRAVDMAIGRDDPGLLDAFLAAKGPGDALRLWFGITLPVYDSLDTLRAALDRDIAAIDALLSEQVNAILHHKRFQSLEASWRGVRTLVKQAQTAETVVLRLLNLTWAELCRDQERAIEFDQSQLFNKVYSDEFGMPGGRPFGVLLCDYAVQHRPTKERPTDDVSGLKGLAQVAAAAFAPAIVGAAPELFGLETFHELGLPLDLKSVLRQTEYQRWHRFQETEDSRFIGVALPRVLMREPYGDDPQARHGFRYREESLGGEGGMRLEDHCWGNAVYAFGTVLIRSFLHHGWFADIRGAQRDVVGGGLVTELVVPDFATDATKVAQKFSVEVSISDQLERDLDDLGFIPISRCKDTPYLVFYGNQSVQRVGQYTNMTATANARLSAMMRYMFCVARFAHFLKVMVRDRVGAFVTPEECERDLQSWLHGYCLGNDDASLDQKARYPLREGSIQVRAIPGKPGNYQCVIHLRPHFQLDQVFSTFKLVTELAQTGGAA
- a CDS encoding type VI secretion system accessory protein TagJ is translated as MSETAAQLFQAGRLDEAITALNGEIKKKPTDLDRRVFLAELLSFAGNLERADLQLDTIGTQEPQVAVTMALFRQLVRAEQARGQLFADGRVPEFIDQPADHLRLHLEALVALRAGDTADAVTKLAQAEEMRPPVSGSHDGTPFEDFRDLDDLTGGFFEVFTSTGKYFWIATETVELVEFRAPERPRDLLWRPAHMTVRGGPDGEVYLPALYGGAPADADAAVKLGRVTEWSEDAPVRGQGQRCFLVGEEAVPMMQLGTLEFSGAV
- the tssE gene encoding type VI secretion system baseplate subunit TssE — encoded protein: MDRNQSITLSVLDRLLDDTPEHMAPRPHTVADLRAAIRRDLENLLNTRRRVLGWPDDLTELADSILGYGCHDLLVENVGTESRRREVVAQIEAAIRRWEPRFAQLAVSMVENSDPADRTLRFRIEALIHADPAPEPMVFDSVVDPTSNMVTVTSKARG